A genome region from Tursiops truncatus isolate mTurTru1 chromosome 15, mTurTru1.mat.Y, whole genome shotgun sequence includes the following:
- the TMEM186 gene encoding transmembrane protein 186 isoform X1 encodes MREMVSLSPFQAAFLRAVPRSPGPAAWGRPLHGLWYCSGRDPRRWVGSRPPTSKEKPPGTETETFQMVYRFDAIRSFGYLSRLKVAQTALTVVALPPSLYWYSQGLMTFNSLCLAGGIAGFALAMLCWMSHFFRRLVGILYVNESGTMLRVAHLTFWGRRQETYCPVADVIPMTESQDRPQELFVRIQQYSGKQTFYLTLRYGRILDRERFTQVFGMLDKFK; translated from the coding sequence ATGAGAGAAATGGTCTCCCTGTCTCCCTTTCAGGCCGCCTTCCTCCGAGCTGTGCCGCGGTCGCCAGGGCCAGCTGCATGGGGAAGGCCTCTCCACGGGCTGTGGTACTGCAGTGGGCGGGATCCTAGGAGGTGGGTGGGAAGCAGGCCACCAACCTCCAAGGAGAAACCACCCggcacagagacagagacatttCAGATGGTGTACCGGTTTGATGCCATCAGGTCTTTCGGGTACTTGTCTCGGCTGAAGGTGGCACAGACGGCCCTGACGGTGGTGGCCTTGCCGCCTAGCCTCTACTGGTACTCCCAGGGCCTCATGACCTTCAACTCCCTGTGCCTGGCGGGCGGGATCGCTGGCTTTGCCCTGGCCATGTTGTGCTGGATGAGCCATTTCTTCCGGAGGCTAGTGGGCATCCTGTACGTGAATGAGTCGGGCACCATGCTGCGGGTGGCCCACCTGACCTTCTGGGGCCGGCGACAGGAGACATACTGCCCTGTGGCCGACGTGATCCCCATGACGGAAAGCCAGGATCGGCCTCAGGAGCTGTTCGTGCGGATCCAGCAGTACAGTGGGAAACAGACCTTCTACCTCACCCTGCGCTACGGACGCATCCTGGACCGAGAGCGTTTCACACAGGTGTTTGGGATGCTGGACAAGTTCAAGTGA
- the TMEM186 gene encoding transmembrane protein 186 isoform X2, with amino-acid sequence MAAFLRAVPRSPGPAAWGRPLHGLWYCSGRDPRRWVGSRPPTSKEKPPGTETETFQMVYRFDAIRSFGYLSRLKVAQTALTVVALPPSLYWYSQGLMTFNSLCLAGGIAGFALAMLCWMSHFFRRLVGILYVNESGTMLRVAHLTFWGRRQETYCPVADVIPMTESQDRPQELFVRIQQYSGKQTFYLTLRYGRILDRERFTQVFGMLDKFK; translated from the exons ATG GCCGCCTTCCTCCGAGCTGTGCCGCGGTCGCCAGGGCCAGCTGCATGGGGAAGGCCTCTCCACGGGCTGTGGTACTGCAGTGGGCGGGATCCTAGGAGGTGGGTGGGAAGCAGGCCACCAACCTCCAAGGAGAAACCACCCggcacagagacagagacatttCAGATGGTGTACCGGTTTGATGCCATCAGGTCTTTCGGGTACTTGTCTCGGCTGAAGGTGGCACAGACGGCCCTGACGGTGGTGGCCTTGCCGCCTAGCCTCTACTGGTACTCCCAGGGCCTCATGACCTTCAACTCCCTGTGCCTGGCGGGCGGGATCGCTGGCTTTGCCCTGGCCATGTTGTGCTGGATGAGCCATTTCTTCCGGAGGCTAGTGGGCATCCTGTACGTGAATGAGTCGGGCACCATGCTGCGGGTGGCCCACCTGACCTTCTGGGGCCGGCGACAGGAGACATACTGCCCTGTGGCCGACGTGATCCCCATGACGGAAAGCCAGGATCGGCCTCAGGAGCTGTTCGTGCGGATCCAGCAGTACAGTGGGAAACAGACCTTCTACCTCACCCTGCGCTACGGACGCATCCTGGACCGAGAGCGTTTCACACAGGTGTTTGGGATGCTGGACAAGTTCAAGTGA